One Streptomyces sp. CG4 genomic window, TCGGACTGGTCTCCGAACGCCATGACCATGGTCCCCGCGATCAACAGCCACAGGGCCCTGCGGGTACGGCCTTTGGCCCCGAGCACCGCGGCGAAAGCGCACACGGCGGCGCCGAGGGCAAAGGCGGCGGGGACGCGGACCGGCGCGGCGCCGGTGAACCGCACCAGGGCGGCGGCCAGCCCCGCGAGCGCGAGCAGCACCCCGGTCGCGGCGGCGATCCAACGGGCCCGCCGGGCCTCCCCGACCGACTGCTCCCCGACCTGCTCCTGCGCGTCCTCCCCGTTCTGCTCGTCCGGGTCCTCCCCGACCGGCCGCCCCGCGTCCTGTCCGATCGGCCGGTCTCCCGTCTGTTGCTCCGCGTTCTCCGCTATCGCGGGTCCGGCGTCGGAATCGGTGCGTCCACTCATGGCGGGCGAGCGTAGTGCCTCCGGGTGCGAGCAGGTGCGGCGGGGCGCCCGGACATGCGTACGGCCCCGGCGGACATGCCGCCGGGGCCGTACGGTGCGCGGTGCGGGCTCAGCCCTCGCTCACGCCCAGCTTCTCCAGGATCAGTTCCTTGACGCGAGCCGCGTCGGCCTGGCCCCGGGTCGCCTTCATGACCGCGCCGACCAGGGCGCCGGCGGCGGCCACCTTGCCGCCGCGGATCTTGTCCGCGATGCCGGGGTTGCCGGCGATGGCCTCGTCGACGGCCGTACCGAGGGCCGAGTCGTCGGAGACCACCTTGAGACCGCGCTTCTCGACGACCTCGTCCGGAGTGCCTTCGCCGGCGAGGACGCCCTCGATGACCTGGCGGGCCAGCTTGTCGTTCAGGTCACCGGAGGTCACCAGCTCGGTGACCCGGGCGACCTGCTGCGGCGTGATGGCCAGCTCGTCCAGCGCCGTGCCCGACTCGTTGGCGCTGCGCGCCAGTTCGCCCATCCACCACTTGCGGGCGGAGGCCGCGTCGGCACCGGCGTCGATGGTGGCGACGATCGGGTCCAGCGCACCGGCGTTGAGGATCGCCTGCATGTCGATGGCCGTGATGCCCCACTCGGCGAGCAGCCGGGTACGGCGGGCCAGCGGCATCTCCGGCAGCGCGGCGCGGATCTCCTCGACCCACTCGCGCGACGGCGCGACCGGCACGAGGTCGGGCTCCGGGAAGTACCGGTAGTCCTCGGCCTCCTCCTTCACGCGGCCCGAGGTCGTGGACCCGGTGTCCTCGTGGAAGTGGCGGGTCTCCTGCACGATCGTGCCGCCGGACGACAGCACGGCCGCGTGCCGCATGATCTCGAAGCGGGCCGCACGCTCCACGGAACGCAGCGAGTTGACGTTCTTCGTCTCACTGCGCGTGCCGAACTTGTCGCTGCCCTTGGGCATCAGCGACAGGTTCACGTCGCAGCGCATCTGGCCCATCTCCATGCGGGCCTCGGACACACCGAGGGCACGGATGACCTCGCGCAGCTCACGGACGTACGCCTTCGCCACCTCGGGGGCGCGCTCGCCGGCGCCCACGATCGGCTTGGTGACGATCTCGATGAGCGGGATGCCGGCGCGGTTGTAGTCCAGCAGCGAGTGGGACGCGCCGTGGATACGGCCGGTGGCGCCGCCGACGTGCGTCGACTTGCCGGTGTCCTCCTCCATGTGGGCGCGCTCGATCTCCACGCGGAAGGTCTCGCCGTCCTCCAGCTGCACGTCGAGGTAGCCGTTGAAGGCGATCGGCTCGTCGTACTGGGAGGTCTGGAAGTTCTTCGGCATGTCCGGATAGAAGTAGTTCTTCCGGGCGAAGCGGCACCACTCGGCGATCTCGCAGTTCAGCGCGAGACCGATCCTGATCGCGGACTCGACGCCGGTCGCGTTGACGACCGGAAGCGCGCCCGGCAGGCCGAGGCAGGTCGGGCAGGTCTGCGAGTTGGGGTCGGCGCCCAGCTCGGTCGAACACCCGCAGAACATCTTGGTCTTGGTGCCGAGTTCGACATGGACCTCAAGGCCCATGACAGGGTCGTACGACGCCAGCGCGTCCTCGTACGACACCAGGTCGGTCGTGGTGGTCACGGTGAAAACTTCCCTCTCAGCCCAGCAGGACGTCGTCGTCGCCCAGCCGCTTCAGCTCTCGGTAGAGGATCGCGAGGCCGGTCACGATCGCCGCGGCGGACAGCGTCGCGTCGATCAGCCGCAGCGTGTCGTGCTCGGCGCGGGCCTTCTTGATCTGCTTGGTGACACCGATCGCGCCGAACGCGGTGGTGGCCATCGACAGGTACGTACCGGACTTGGACTTCTTGAAGTCCTTGGCCTTGGACAGCTTGCTCACAGCGACGGAGCCTCCTCAAGGAGCGGGTGTCCCCACTTTTCCACGAAGGCGGCCTCGACGGCGGCGCCCACCTTGTACAGGCGGTCGTCCTGCATCGCCGGGGCGATGATCTGCAGGCCCACCGGGAGGTTGTCCTCCGGGGCGAGACCGCAGGGCAGGGACATGGCCGCGTTGCCCGCCAGGTTGGTCGGGATGGTGCACAGGTCCGCGAGGTACATCGCCATCGGGTCGTCGGCGCGCTCGCCGATCGGGAAGGCGGTGGTGGGCGTCGTCGGCGAGACGATGACGTCCACCTGCTCGAAGGCCTTCTCGAAGTCACGCGTGATGAGCGTGCGGACCTTCTGCGCGGAGCCGTAGTACGCGTCGTAGTACCCGCTCGACAGGGCGTACGTGCCCAGCATGATCCGGCGCTTCACCTCGGGGCCGAAGCCGGCCTCGCGGGTCAGCGAGGTGACCTCCTCGGCCGAGTGGCCGCCGTCGTCGCCGGTCCGCAGGCCGTAGCGCAGGCCGTCGAAGCGGGCGAGGTTGGAGGAGCACTCGGAGGGCGCGATCAGGTAGTACGCCGACAGGCCGAGGTCGAAGGACGGGCAGTCCAGCTCGACGATCTCGGCGCCCAGCTCCTTGAGCAGTTCGACCGACTCGTCGAAGCGCTGGATGACGCCGGCCTGGTAGCCCTCGCCGCGGAACTGCTTGACCACGCCGACGCGCATGCCCCGCACCGAGCCGTTGCGGGCGGCCTCGACCACCGCCGGGACCGGGGCGTCGACGGAGGTGGAGTCGAGCGGGTCGTGCCCGGCGATCACCTCGTGCAGCAGGGCGGCGTCCAGGACCGTACGGGCGCAGGGCCCGCCCTGGTCGAGGGACGAGGAGAAGGCGACCATGCCGAAGCGGGACACCGCGCCGTACGTCGGCTTCACGCCGACCGTGCCGGTGACGGCGGCCGGCTGGCGGATGGAGCCGCCGGTGTCGGTGCCGATGGCGAGCGGCGCCTGGAAGGAGGCGAGCGCGGCGGAGGAACCGCCACCGGAGCCACCGGGGATCTTGGTGAGGTCCCAGGGGTTGCCGGTGGGCCCGTACGCGCTGTTCTCGGTGCTGGACCCCATGGCGAACTCGTCCATGTTGGTCTTGCCGAGGATGACGACGTCGGCGGCCTTCAGCTTCTTGGTGAGGGTGGCGTCATATGGCGGAATCCACCCTTCCAGGATCTTCGAGCCGACGGTCGTGGGCACGCCCTCGGTGGTGAAGATGTCCTTGAGCGCGACGGGCACGCCGGCGAGCGGCCCGAGCTTCTCCCCCCGCGCGCGCTTCTCGTCGACGGCGCGGGCCTGGGCGAGGGCGCCCTCGCGGTCGACGTGCAGGAAGGCGTGCACCTTCTCGTCGACGGCGTCGATGCGGGCGAGGTGGGCCTCGGTGACCTCGACGGCCGTCAGCTCGCCGGAGGCGATCTTCTCGGCGATCTGCGCGGCCGTGAGCTTGATGATGTTGCTGTCCGTCATGTCGGTCACTCCTCTCCCAGGATCTGCGGCACCTTGAAACGCTGCTGCTCCTGGGCCGGGGCGCCGGACAGCGCCTGCTCGGGGGTGAGCGAGGGACGGACCTCGTCCGGCCGCATGACGTTCGTCAGCGGGAGCGGGTGCGAGGTCGGCGGTACGTCTTGGTCGGCGACCTCGCTGACGCGGGCGACCGCGCCGATGATGTCGTCCAGCTGTCCCGCGAAGTGGTCGAGTTCTTCGGGCTTCAGCTCCAGACGCGCCAGCCGGGCGAGGTGGGCGACCTCCTCGCGCGTGATGCCAGGCATGCAGCGATCCTCTGGGTGAGTGTGTGTGGTTTGGGCTCAATCCTATGGGGCGGGGAGCCGTGGCCGTGAAACGGTTTACCGAGCCCCCCGCCGCCCCCGTTCGTCAGCCGGTTCACCGGGCCCTCGCTCGTCAGCCCCGGCGGCCCTCCCAGACCTCGCTCCTGAGGAAGTGGTTGTCGTACCGCTCCTGCACCTCGAGGATGCTCTCCGGGGTGGCCTCGCCGAGGCGGATGCGCTGGAGGTGGCGGAAGTACTCGAAGCGCTCGATGCCCGGGGTGAACACGATGAGGATGTCCGCGGTGGCCTCCGGGACGGCGGCGAAGGCGTGCGGCTTCTCCGGCGGGACGACGAGATCGCCGCGCTCGGCGGTGACGATGTCGTCGCCGGAGAGGATCTCGGCGCACCCGTCGAGCAGGTAGAACATCTCCGCCCCGGTGTGGTGGAGGTGGGGCCGAGCGCCATCGGCGCCCTCCGCCAGGGTGACGCGCACGGCGGACAGCGCCCCTCCGGTCGCGCTGTGGTCGGCCAGCAGCTGGACGCCGACCGGGGTACCCCCGACCACCTCGGCATCGGCGCCGCGCACGATCACGGAATCACCGGACTCCGGCACGAACAGTGACATGACCTTCCCCCTCGCTGATGTCGTGTGGTGTCGTCGGTCGTCAGACCGCGAAGAGCAGTCCCACGCCGATCAGGACAACGACTGCCGTGGCGAAGTGGATCCCGAAGGCCACGGCCTTCGTGCCGCCGTGACGCAGCACCGTCCACGTGTCTCCCAGCGGTACGAGTGCCACGGCGAGCATGAACCACGCCTCGGCACGGGCTCCGGCGAAGGCCAGCAGGACGAGGCCCAGCACACCGAACCAGGGAGCGCGAACGAGCGGAACGTGAGCGGCTGATCGTGACGGCCGCCCGGGAGCTGGCCGAGGCCGAGGGCTGGGACGCGGTGACCACCCGCCGGCTGGCCGCCGAGATCGAGTACAGCCAGCCGGTCCTCTACAGCCACTTCAAGGGCAAGGACGCGATCATGGCGGCGGTCTCGGTGCAGGGCTGCGCCGACCTGGCGACGGAGCTGCGCCAGGCGCGGACCGCCGTACACGGCACGCGGGAGGAGCTGACGGCGGTCGCGGAGACCTACACGTCCTTCGCACGGCGCCGGCCCGCCCTCTACGACGCGATGTTCACCCACCTGGTGGACCTGCCGTTCGCCACGGAGGAGTCCCCGGCGCCGTTGCGGGAGGCGTTCGGTGAGCTGCTCGCGGCCGTCGAGCCGATCACGGCCGAGGGCGAGGACCCCGGCCTGCTGACGGAGACGTTCTGGGCGGGTCTGCACGGCTTGGCCACGCTGATGAGAAGCGGCCGCTTGCCGGAAAGGGCCCACGAGGAGCGCGTGGCGCTGCTGATCGCCCACTTCGCGGGAGCCTGACGGCACACGCCTCACACCGCACACGCCTTGTGGGGGCGCGGGACCGCACGGGCGGGCGGGTGGGAGAACTACTCGGCGGCAGGCAGCGCGGCGCGCGGCCTCTGCCACCCGCGAGACCCGCGCGCCCGCAACCACGCCGTGGTCTCCTCGGGAGGCATCGCCGCAGCGACCAGCCACCCCTGTACGGCGTCACACCCCAGATCCCGCAGCCGCTCCCACGTCTCGTCGTCCTCCACGCCCTCGGCGACGACCAGCAACCCCAGCGAATGCGCCAGATCGACCGTGCAGCGCACGATCTCGGCGTCCTCGTTGTCCACGGCCAGCCGCGCGACGAACGATCGGTCGATCTTCAGCTCGCTCACCGGCAGCCGCCGCAGATGCACCAGGGACGAGTACCCGGTGCCGAAGTCGTCCAGCGACATCTTCACGCCGTGTCCGGTCAGGCCCGCGAGGGTGTCCGCGGCGCGCTGCGGGTCCTCCAGCAGCACATGCTCGGTGATCTCCAGCTGCAGGGCGCCCGCGGGGACCCCGTGCCGGGCCAGCCGGGCCGCGACCGACCCGGCGAAACCGGGCGTATGCACATCGCGCGGCGAGACGTTCACCGCCACCGGCACCCGCAGCCCCTGGGCGCGCCACTTGGCGACCTGGCCGAGCGCGGTCTCCAGCACGT contains:
- the gatB gene encoding Asp-tRNA(Asn)/Glu-tRNA(Gln) amidotransferase subunit GatB, whose protein sequence is MTTTTDLVSYEDALASYDPVMGLEVHVELGTKTKMFCGCSTELGADPNSQTCPTCLGLPGALPVVNATGVESAIRIGLALNCEIAEWCRFARKNYFYPDMPKNFQTSQYDEPIAFNGYLDVQLEDGETFRVEIERAHMEEDTGKSTHVGGATGRIHGASHSLLDYNRAGIPLIEIVTKPIVGAGERAPEVAKAYVRELREVIRALGVSEARMEMGQMRCDVNLSLMPKGSDKFGTRSETKNVNSLRSVERAARFEIMRHAAVLSSGGTIVQETRHFHEDTGSTTSGRVKEEAEDYRYFPEPDLVPVAPSREWVEEIRAALPEMPLARRTRLLAEWGITAIDMQAILNAGALDPIVATIDAGADAASARKWWMGELARSANESGTALDELAITPQQVARVTELVTSGDLNDKLARQVIEGVLAGEGTPDEVVEKRGLKVVSDDSALGTAVDEAIAGNPGIADKIRGGKVAAAGALVGAVMKATRGQADAARVKELILEKLGVSEG
- the gatA gene encoding Asp-tRNA(Asn)/Glu-tRNA(Gln) amidotransferase subunit GatA; translated protein: MTDMTDSNIIKLTAAQIAEKIASGELTAVEVTEAHLARIDAVDEKVHAFLHVDREGALAQARAVDEKRARGEKLGPLAGVPVALKDIFTTEGVPTTVGSKILEGWIPPYDATLTKKLKAADVVILGKTNMDEFAMGSSTENSAYGPTGNPWDLTKIPGGSGGGSSAALASFQAPLAIGTDTGGSIRQPAAVTGTVGVKPTYGAVSRFGMVAFSSSLDQGGPCARTVLDAALLHEVIAGHDPLDSTSVDAPVPAVVEAARNGSVRGMRVGVVKQFRGEGYQAGVIQRFDESVELLKELGAEIVELDCPSFDLGLSAYYLIAPSECSSNLARFDGLRYGLRTGDDGGHSAEEVTSLTREAGFGPEVKRRIMLGTYALSSGYYDAYYGSAQKVRTLITRDFEKAFEQVDVIVSPTTPTTAFPIGERADDPMAMYLADLCTIPTNLAGNAAMSLPCGLAPEDNLPVGLQIIAPAMQDDRLYKVGAAVEAAFVEKWGHPLLEEAPSL
- the gatC gene encoding Asp-tRNA(Asn)/Glu-tRNA(Gln) amidotransferase subunit GatC, which produces MPGITREEVAHLARLARLELKPEELDHFAGQLDDIIGAVARVSEVADQDVPPTSHPLPLTNVMRPDEVRPSLTPEQALSGAPAQEQQRFKVPQILGEE
- a CDS encoding cupin domain-containing protein is translated as MSLFVPESGDSVIVRGADAEVVGGTPVGVQLLADHSATGGALSAVRVTLAEGADGARPHLHHTGAEMFYLLDGCAEILSGDDIVTAERGDLVVPPEKPHAFAAVPEATADILIVFTPGIERFEYFRHLQRIRLGEATPESILEVQERYDNHFLRSEVWEGRRG
- a CDS encoding TetR/AcrR family transcriptional regulator, producing the protein MTAARELAEAEGWDAVTTRRLAAEIEYSQPVLYSHFKGKDAIMAAVSVQGCADLATELRQARTAVHGTREELTAVAETYTSFARRRPALYDAMFTHLVDLPFATEESPAPLREAFGELLAAVEPITAEGEDPGLLTETFWAGLHGLATLMRSGRLPERAHEERVALLIAHFAGA